A single genomic interval of Aegicerativicinus sediminis harbors:
- a CDS encoding helix-turn-helix domain-containing protein — protein sequence MKEPIYFEDIHANEVIEKLANEFGASLIDSQGAEGFLLPEKLGKGIINSHEFTHGIETTVFDFSTTKTMELSFNYPLVCPLRVIYNLGDSINISLEDPTTDKIKIDPSQYLLLSTSTKFHHILEIKSKSDISLIIIDIYRKDFEEKIEQYLKNMDSELVDIFRDLNGINQFYHKSTFPKKIAVLIEELLDSEHEDFMKSVFVEGKTQEILATTIQTYMDTKNGKGFHINDAYLKKLEQVEEIIQRDLENVPSIAELAKLVGINQNKLQQGFKHMFKVSVNNYIRNQKMSKARELLESTDLNITEISERIGINSKSYFSKLFRQYYGLSPKNYQCRFKEENASKSA from the coding sequence GTGAAAGAGCCAATATATTTTGAAGATATTCACGCCAATGAGGTTATAGAAAAATTGGCCAATGAATTTGGAGCTTCCTTAATTGATTCTCAAGGTGCGGAAGGCTTTTTATTGCCTGAAAAGTTAGGAAAAGGAATAATCAACTCCCATGAATTTACCCATGGTATTGAAACCACTGTCTTCGATTTTTCCACAACCAAAACAATGGAATTATCCTTCAATTATCCATTAGTCTGTCCATTAAGAGTTATTTACAATTTGGGGGATTCAATTAATATTTCATTGGAAGACCCAACAACAGATAAAATTAAAATTGATCCCTCCCAATATCTGCTCCTTTCAACCAGCACTAAATTTCATCATATCCTTGAAATAAAATCGAAAAGCGATATCTCGCTAATCATTATTGACATATATCGTAAAGATTTTGAAGAAAAAATAGAACAATACCTTAAAAATATGGATTCTGAGTTAGTTGATATTTTTAGGGATTTGAATGGGATAAATCAATTTTATCATAAAAGTACTTTTCCTAAGAAAATTGCTGTACTTATTGAAGAGCTTTTAGATTCTGAACATGAAGATTTTATGAAGTCTGTTTTTGTTGAAGGTAAAACCCAAGAAATCTTGGCTACTACAATACAGACCTATATGGACACCAAAAATGGTAAAGGTTTTCATATTAATGATGCATACCTGAAAAAGCTCGAACAGGTTGAAGAAATTATTCAAAGAGACTTAGAAAATGTTCCTAGTATTGCCGAGTTAGCTAAATTGGTTGGAATTAACCAAAATAAACTGCAACAGGGTTTCAAACACATGTTTAAAGTTTCTGTGAATAATTATATCCGAAATCAAAAAATGTCTAAAGCCAGAGAATTATTAGAATCTACGGATTTGAACATCACTGAAATAAGTGAACGAATAGGAATCAACTCCAAAAGTTATTTCTCTAAATTATTTAGGCAGTATTACGGTTTATCGCCCAAAAATTATCAATGCCGGTTTAAGGAGGAAAACGCTTCAAAATCAGCTTAA
- a CDS encoding DUF1328 domain-containing protein, whose amino-acid sequence MLRWTIIFVVIAVIAAILGFGGVAGAAAGIAKVIFFIFLVLFILSLLKGVVKR is encoded by the coding sequence ATGTTACGTTGGACAATCATATTTGTAGTGATAGCAGTAATTGCAGCAATCCTTGGTTTTGGAGGTGTAGCTGGCGCAGCTGCAGGAATTGCCAAGGTCATATTTTTTATATTCTTGGTATTATTTATTCTTTCATTGTTAAAAGGAGTAGTAAAACGATAA